The genomic stretch TTCGCGCGCCGATGAGGAACATGATGTTCCCTCACGGCGTCCCACTGCTTCCGTTGCTGGAGAAAGACGAGGTCCATATCTGGCGTAGTGTGATCGACTTGCCTGATTCACGCATCCAAGCTCTCGAAAAGTCCCTGACCCCGGACGAATGCGCGAGGGCGGACGGCTTTCGCTTCGAGACGCACCGGGACCGGTTCGTGGCGGCCCGCGGACTTCTGCGAGCCATTCTCGCTCGCTACCTCGGCACCCACCCCGGCCAACTGCGCTTCCGGTACGGTCCGTACGGAAAGCCTGCGCTGGACGGAGAGACTGGGAAAAATATCAGTTTCAACCTCTCTCATGCAAACGGACTTGCCCTCTATGCCCTCGCCCGCGACCGGGAGATCGGCATCGATCTGGAACAGGTTCGTCCGCATTCATTGGACCAGACCATTGCGGAACAGTACTTTTCGGAGCAAGAGAACGCGATGCTTGGTGTTTTATCCGTGCATGGAGGGTCGGAGCCGTTCTTTCGCTACTGGACCCGAAGGGAAGCCTATCTGAAGGCTCACGGCGAAGGCCTTTCGGGTTTCCCCAGGCGGCCGGACTTTTCGCTGGAGGGAGGTGATCCGTTGCCTCTGGGAACGAAGGAAGAAACCCATCAAGGG from bacterium encodes the following:
- a CDS encoding 4'-phosphopantetheinyl transferase superfamily protein; translated protein: MMFPHGVPLLPLLEKDEVHIWRSVIDLPDSRIQALEKSLTPDECARADGFRFETHRDRFVAARGLLRAILARYLGTHPGQLRFRYGPYGKPALDGETGKNISFNLSHANGLALYALARDREIGIDLEQVRPHSLDQTIAEQYFSEQENAMLGVLSVHGGSEPFFRYWTRREAYLKAHGEGLSGFPRRPDFSLEGGDPLPLGTKEETHQGGAQWLLRDLDPAPGYVAAIAIEGPHSRLRLMFAEWPPK